The Pyrus communis chromosome 14, drPyrComm1.1, whole genome shotgun sequence sequence ttcggctctcccattTGAAACAGTGTTGCTCCTTCCCATTTGTTTGTAATTCACTTTTGTTAGTGATCACTCAATCAAAGATATTTGTGCTACATTTTGTGGCTTTTGGGAGAGAAGGAATTTGGTATATGTTTCCATCTTCTCCATTTGTTCTTTGTGagagtgagagctattgggtgtatgtGGGATATTGGGTTTGAGAGTTAAAACTCTATTTGTAATCTCCTTTTGACATTAGTGGAATTTCCTCGCCGTCTCGGAATTGGATGTAGGCTtacgccgaaccagtataaatccttGTGTTATTTTGGATTACTTGTCTTGTCATATTTTGCCGTATTAGCTTCGGTTTCATATTTGAAGCTTCCgcacaacaagtggtatcagagctctGGGTTTCGACTTGGGGCTTTGTACAAGTATGTCTATGAAACCATCGAATATGTCGGTGAAATATGATATTGAAAAATTCAATGGGAGGAATGATTTTAGCCTTTGGCGGGTTAAGATGCGAGCTGTGCTAGTTCAACAAGGGTTGCTTAAGGCGCTACAGGGTGTGGAAGCCTTGCCACAAGGTTGGTCTGCTGAAGAAAAAGATGACGCTTTGAATCGAGCACATAGTGCAATTATGTTATCACTATCTGATGAAGTTCTTCGTGAGGTGGATAATGAAACTACTGCAGCTGGTTTGTGGCTTTAGTTGGAGGGTAGATATATGACCAAATCCCTCACCAATCGTTTATATTTGAAGCAACGTTTGTACACTCTCCGTATGACTGAAGGTACGCCTATTCAAAATCATCTTGATGAGTTTAATAAGGTTATTATGGATTTGAAAAGTATGGATAATAAAATTGATGATGAGGATCAATCTTTGATTTTGTTGTGTTCTTTACCTCCTTCGTATGCGAATTTTGTCGAAACTTTGTTATATGGGAGAGATTCTATTTGTATGGAGAATGTAAAAGCCGCTTTGAATTCAAGAGAGTTAAAGAACAAAGTATTTGGAAATTTGAATGATTCTCATTCTGAGGCTTTGATAGCAAGAGGCAGAGATAGGGAATATGGTTCAGGTAGTAATAAAGGAAATTTGAGATCGAAGTTTAAGACCAGAAACAACACATGCAACTATTGTCGCAAGGAAGGGCATTGGAAAGTTGATTGCCCAAAACTGAAAGATAATGCTGGTGCGAGTGCGAATGTCGTCGATGACGACTTCGACTTTGTTCTATGATGACAGTTGGCTACAccaggtttgaaattttttttttaaaaaaaaaagaaaaaaaaagaagagaatctGGTGTTGTGGGTACTCTTAAATCTCTCCACTACATATGGAGATTTAAGAGTTTGTAAGGATTCCTTGTTATGATTTGAGAAAGTTGCTTAGTAGCCTCTATGTATGTTTGTGTTATGTCAGTTGCTCTTCATCGgtgttttttattgttttggatATTGGTATGGTTTTGCTTTTTTGGTAAAGTTAAATTCAGTGAGGGCCAATTTGTTGAGTTCTGCAAGTTTGGATAGTGAGGCACTACACTATTTTGGATACACCACATGCACTGCAGAACATTTGTGTGGAACCCTCGTGTAGAAGGCAAGTTATATGCTTTCTAACTTTGTTTGGGCTATGGACATTTGGTTGGATTTGTTTGCCACTGCTATTTGGTCTGTTGGTCTCCATCATCTGCAATTAGTTTTCTTAAAGACTCCAGTTGAGGTATGGTTTTGAATCTCCTACtgattatttgaatttgaaattttggttgtCCTGTTGGTGCTCATGTGATGATGGTAAACTTGAGTGAAGGGCATATTTTCGTATGTGGTATGTGAGACTTTGTTGCCAAATTTGTAATCAGTTTTGACTTGGAGAATGTGCCATGCTATGTGAATGAGTCTATTGGTGCAGTTTAAGACCATGGTGTTTGTGAGCAGGTGGAGTTCATTGTGTGTCCAACTTTGGCATGGTGTACTTGATCTTTTGTTGGTGATATTGAAGAATTTCAGTTCTTCGTTTGAATCACCTTTTGTTTTGATCAAGGCACttatggtttgcaaatttggagaAGACGGTAGAGAAATGGTCTACTTTTGTTGGCTTTGGTACAGTTTGAGTCGAGGTGGAAATTGTTATGAGCACtgaacttggccaaggtggagattgttggagtttgtggccaagtggactatcctccaaaataaccaaaaagggaaaagacctttgcttttgaaaaagTTTTGTTCTCTTCTTCAACACCCGTGAGTgttgtttcaataaaaaaagataagttggttttgaagaagtagagagaaagatagaGCTCATTTGTTTTCggttgagaagaaagaagagagaagaaagagcttTTCTTCAGAGAGCAAAGGAgagagcattcggctctcccattTGAAACAGTGCTGCTCCTTCCCATTTGTTTGTAATTCCCTTTTGTTAGTGATCACTCAATCAAAGATATTTGTGCTACATTTTGTGGCTTTTGGGAGAGAAGGAATTTGGTATATGTTTCCATCTTCTCCATTTGTTCTTTGTGagagtgagagctattgggtgtatgtGGGCTATTGGGTTTGAAAGTTAAAACTCTATTTGTAATCTCCTTTTGACATTAGTGGAATTTCCTCGCCGTCTCGGAACTGGATGTAGGCTtacgccgaaccagtataaatccttgtgttattttggattatttgtcttgtcatattttgccgtattagctttggtttcatatttgaagCTTCCGCACAACATAAATATCAACCTTGGCCATGATAGGCAACCTATTCAACAATTTAGGGGCCATATAACCTTTTGTTCCCCTGATTCCAGTCGTGATTCAAGTCTGGTCCATTCTCAAAAGCTTGGCTAGTCCGGAGTCAGAAATTCTTGCTGCGTAAGGGTCGTTGAGAAGCATATTTTGGGGCTTGATGTTGCAATGTACAATTTGGCTGTTGCACCCCTCATGCAAATACAACAACCCTCTTGCAATTCCCAGTGCAATTTGCCTTCTCTGGCACCAGCTTGGCCAAGACTCTCCAAAAGGGAAGCTTGCTAAAGATCCATTGCTCATGAACTCGTACACAAGCATTCGGTGCTCTCCCTCGTAACAAAATCCAAGAAGCTGTACTAAATTTTTGTGGTTTGTTCTGCCAATAGCACTCATTTCCGCTTTGAATTCCAACCCCTTTTCTTCGACCCTACCGAGAAAGCTTTTGACAGCAACGCTCTTCTCATTATCAAAGGCTTAAAACTCCCTTTAAAACTACTGCAGAAGCACCGCGTCCTAGTTCATCCTCGAATTCGTTCATAGCGTTTTTTAGCTCCTCATAAGTGAAATGCTTCAAATTCATATCAGAGATGACTGGATAAGGTTCACTCATATTCGCATTTCTACAAGAAATACGAGAAACACCAAATAGGTTGTGATAGGATTTTTAGAACCTATGAAAAAAggttaaaatcacacaaaatacttgcaagagtacaaggttgttgtagtatatatgctcatgtaaggtcgttctccacaaggactatttaaataatttatgtaagaccaattcctaattaattacttgaaactagaaattgagaaaagagaatttgaatttgggtaatattaaaaaccaaataatAAATTTGGCCAAGATTAAgaagataaaagaaaagagtttttaAATACCTATTTATAAAAGAACTAGGGTTCCGCCATCACCTAACAATCCTATGTTTTTTTTACCActtacttatgatctacacatgccactttgaaggttaggttttcctaatatatattctacttggaacctccaatatagaacgtatatctaacatgcaacttgtccggacgttcggatcaaatatgaacatgagagactcattatgttttgtgaaaaccctttaaaaaatcatgcaattaaatatgaacatgagagactcattatattttgtgaaaaccttttgaaaaaccatgcaatccTTAAGACGTgatgttcatcttaagtgaaattacaattactAACCATAAGAAGCCAGCGttaatttcagggaaccttttgaccaaaattgcatcaaattatttttctaaagatcctaatggtgatcaggcattaagacaattagatagctTAAAacggtgatcaataattcaaagtatgcatgctaTCAATcacaagcaattaaataaaaattgcatattcatgctaaggctcaaggctttGCCCTAGCAAAATGAATTACttacacatattcataattaaaatcagagaaaatattattacgaagaaaaatattgaaaacaccttaaagtaaaaatctgaaaatctTCAAGAACCCTAACCAATTTCCTATCTCCAAAATCGCATAAAAGAAGGAAAAGTAAAAGAATAGAGCCGGCCAAAACCTTTTATGCTCAACATAAGCGATCCCCTAATAAAAGTCTTTGGATCCgactaggaaaccaaataataataaattatactaaaaaataaaatcccaatTAAGCTAGGAGAATATGCAAATAAACTGTCCAGCTTTTTAGCCTTAAATCTCATCCAAATCTGGCCCATGACTACTTGTTTTAAAGATCGAAACATTCTAAATACATGTACAGAAGATGCTGAATCCAAGataggtcatcttgggctccaaaactCGCAATCAAGCCTAAAACGTCATTTTTCCAACACCACGCACTGATTCTTTATTCTATCGTCAGAAAATAACCACTTGGTGgaaaaatctaatattttgaTACGATCAAGATAAACGAATCACAAATGTCCcccaattggaattactccaaaattcatccatttgattacgttttgctccagaggaaatCAAAAGtcttatattaaaaatacaattcaaaatctcaaaattcttccaaaataataataaaaacatactaagaataagGTTAAATGTACAATATAATATTTGACTCACCAGGTTGTTAATAGAAAAATCAAGTTTAGAAACCCCTAGCTACTCAAGAGCACTGATCCGATGAGGATCAAGGTTGAGCAATCTTTCTTTTCGTATTTGGAACTTCAAGTGACAAAGTAGAGTTGTAGAATGTCTTGTTTAATTGTATTGTATTTCATAGTTGTAACAGTGTACAAGGTAACATACATATAGGAGAAAGGAAAGCTGGTTACAAGCAACCAACTAGCTAAAGAACCCTAGTGACCAGTTACTTCTATGTCTACTACAAATCCTTGAAATAAGGGATTTACACAAAGAACCAAGTTAGGATAAGTTAATCAACATGTCAATTCCCTTAAatcaaggaagagaagagagagccgGCGTTGACATTATTGCATTTATGAATATGGTTTCtatcgatgcaaatttccaccatcTTCAATCTTACGAAagtgcacctgcaaaacaatcaacaactttgatcaaagaccaaaaGCCTCACACTCCCACTATGTATGGGGATTTGGCCAATGGATCtttgatgcctaagttagtctCTATGAAAAGAGTGAGTGTTTAGGGTTTTCTATCTATAGAAAGGCTTCACCTGTTTTTGGTGGAGAAATAGGATATTTATAGAGAGTGGACAACCTTTAGGGTAGGATTTAGTGAGAACATTACCAAGATATTCTGTAAATAATATCTTGAAAATAAAGGTAATTATCCATAAATAAATGTAATTGGGATTATTTACTTGATAGAGTTtgtcttcaattaggaatgtattaaagatatgaTTTCTTAATTAATCATATCTGTAAtccctttgacttttccttgccatGAGCAAGGGATCTTTGAGCAATTGTAGTCCACTGCCTGCATCTCCTAGAATGTTGAGATGCACGTAGGATGCCCTGCTCATTTAATAAGGGAAATCTCATCTTTCTTGGCAACACATGTTGCCTTcaggatttttgggattatttttggctccacagttTCAGCTAGGGTTTTGAACAATCAAGGGAGTAACCACTAGATAAAAGCTTCAATACTTCAATACTCTTTCTAAAGTTGGATCAAGGAGATTTATCAAGCCAAGCTTGCCTAAAAGACGATAAAACTGAGCAGAAGTCAAGGCTTTAGTGAATAGATCAGCTAGTTGTTCATGATTGCGAGTAAACACATTATGACTAACTTGCGATTGGACTTATGCTCGAATAAAGTGGCAGTCCACCTTGATGTGTTTGGTTCTTTTATGACAGACTGGATTGGCAGTAATGTGCATAGCTGCCTGGTTGTCACACATGAGTGGCATCGAGTTGGAACTAATGACCCCAAGTCTGAGAGAAGTCCCTTGAGCCAAATTACTCACATGCAGTGGCTGCCATTGCACAATACTCAGCTTCTGCACTAAATCAAGCAATGCATGTTGcttcttgcttttccaagtCACAATGTTACCTCCAACACCTATGCAATAACCTGTTGTTGATTTTCTATCAATGACATTCTCTACCCAATATGCATCAGTGTATCCATTGATCTATATGGATTTGTTGTTTTGCATGATGATGCCTCTGTTGATAGACCATTTGAGATAACGTTATATCCTTGTTTCCATACTGAGATGCTCAATGGTGGAAGCATGCATAAAGTGGCTAACCAACCTCATAACATATGCGATATCTGGACGAGTGATTGTAAGATATGTAAGTTTACTAACAAGCCTTTGATAATAACTTGCATTGTGAAGAGCTTCCTCATCCATGGTCAACTTGAGTTTACTATCAATAAGAGATGTGGCAGGTTTGCAATCAAGTATCTTAGCCTCCTTGAGAAGGTCAACTACATATTTTCTTTAGTTCAAAAATAAGCCTTTGGAAATGGTTGCCATTtcaatgccaagaaagtattTCAATCTCCCAATTCCTTTATGGCAAAGGTTTTATGTAGTGAATGTTTCAAGGCAGCAATTTCAGTTGTATTGTCACCAATAAAGATGagatcatccacataaataagtACCATCAATTTCCCACTTGTTCCAGTTCAAACAAACAATGAGGAATCAACATTACTCCTCAGAAAACCTGCTATTTCTAACATTAAgctgagcttggcataccatgcTCGTGGAGATTGTTTTATTTCATAGATTTCCTTGCGTAGTTTACAGATAATACCATTACATTTTCGAAAACATGTATTATTACGTAATGTATGGccatggtaattctaatttatgaATATTAGAATTTATATGATTAATACTAATTTTTCAGACTGAATATGACCTGGTGGTGGTTGCATATACACTTCTTCATGGAGTTCATCACAAAGaaaggcattcttcacatctATTCGATACAATGACCATCCACAATTCACTGCCACTGAGAGTAAAACCTTACTATATTCATTCTAGACACTGAAGCAAAGTGTTCCTTGTAATCCACTCCAAAGGTTTGAGTGAACCCACGAGCAACAAGTTTGGCTTTAATCCAATCCAAAAGGTTTAAGTGAACCCACAAGCAACAAGTCTAGTTCACTCAATGGAAGAGCAACCTCCACAAGCATTTTGAGACATACGAGGATCAGACTATTGATTTAGCACAGGGGTGCCCCATGGAGTTGGTGAAGCGCCATGAAGATTGGGTGTGGCTCAACACCCATTTTAAGGACGAAAAATGCCTCGTAAgtgaattatatatattattacaggttaataatattttattaatattttaatatgtttattaatttatttgaataattttaattaatatcaGCATTAATatggtttgtttttgttttaacgtAAAATAGCCAAGGCCAACGAGATAAATATGTTGAAGAAAAAACTTCTTTACCACTCCGGCTCCCGGCACTTCTCTTATAGGATGAGGGAGCGATGTCAGACAAACacttttttttagattttttttaatacttttaatCTCTATTATACAACTAATAATAtatttgttcttattttttaattcaagcAGGGTCGAAGTTTCCTAAGATTGACGAATTCAAGGAGGTGTACATACGGCTCGAGGATGAGTTGACGGAGGAGCTCCATGTAAGTTTTTTCAATTCTTGAATTCAtaattattattcattttaaataaatgttatataaatattaattaacttgTTTTTATTATTACAGGCAACTATGGTGGAGATGAGCCAGGCTGTCCTCGACGAGGTGGCTTCCCATCTTCCCCATGACATCCCGATCGAGAAGGTCGCCTCCCCCAGGATGTGGGTCTTCGTATCATGATGGACACCCTCAATTACAGGCTCTGTCTTAGGTTGGGGAAGGTGTATCGGGGCATAGGGAATACCAGCCATCGTGAGACGGAAGCCTCCTCTTCCAACTTGACCTCGGAACAGGTTGCATCATTGACGGAGTGAGTTACGGAACTCCAGCAGCAGGTAGCGGCTCATAATGCTCACATTGTGACCCTAACTGCCCACATCGCCATCCCGAATGCCCATATTGCTGCCCAAGAGTCTAGGATGGCCCAAATCATCTCCACACTTCAAATGTTTGGCTTTAactgttgtgccttggcccgttcgttagtgcggaaccgagattcaaattacaacctcaccaaaatcacacacagttgaacaaaataaaatacaagaaataaagacaccgagaaatttacgaggttcggcaaaaacctgcctacgtcctcggagagatattgctcttcactatgagaaaaacagtacaagttacacatgagttaaatcgacataacccaatcccatatcccttgtacacccactcacagaattttcccaagagcctcactctaccccaagagttctttcacaagagatctttcactctagctctcttgatttctctcacccttacccatggtagagccaaatgctctcaccatctctttggatgctttacATCTCTTTGGATGCATTCCTCTTCATCATCCGTTCCTTTTAATACcagccaaataattatggctttgaaaaagccacaaaataagGAGCAAagtaagccacaaaacaagccacaaaacaaggaaacataatcctcatcatgatgttccctcatcactattgttttgtttcctagcctaatttggccatTATCCAACATTAACATCCCCGCTAGTGGACTTATCCTCATACACCTTCGACCTCCCAGGCCTTTAACCCAGCACAGCCGACTGGCAGAGTTGATAGTGATGATTTTGtgttgtaacttttttttttttaaaaacgtttgtactttttaaattttatccgACTTATACgtacatttttatatttattttaaattaatatttttcctTATCAATTACTGTTCCTAAATTaatttaacttttcaaaattattttgtttaatattcattttataaacttttttttttttttttaaatttaaaaatggtTTGTGCGACGAAAGAGTTTGTTGTCCCCCAGTAATACACGCAACGACAATGATAAATCTTGGGATAAGAAGTCCTTCGTCCCTCTAAACTTTATGCGACGAAGTGTCTCTTCATCACTCTGTCCTTGCGCCACGTACATTTTCATCCCTTTACACTAAGTGCGACGAAACAACTGTTCATCGCGCATAACATTTTGTGCAACGAATGTGCTTCGTCCCTTTTAACTTAGTGCAAGGAAGCATCACTGTGCAAAGACTATTGCGCAACGATTGTTCTTCTCTTCATCGTGCAAGACCTTTCTTTACGATCATTGCGTGAGGAAGTGATGGCGATGAAGGTTTCTTCGTGTGTTATTTTAGACGACGAAATTCTTCTTTGCGCAACGTTTATTGTTTCATCGCGATAACTATTTAAATGTAGTATTGTCTGGAACCAGACGACGCCACTTTGTATCAATGCTGACGTGGTACAACTGAGGACGTCGCTCTAGTGAAATTTAAAAGGAAGTATCACGATTGACATGGTACTACGGTACtatatggatttggatcctctcctgagctcagcATCCTGAGCCTACTAAGCAAATTATATGGACCATTGaattttgatcaaacggttataAATAGAAAgtcttttaaaaattataataattgtagccgttggatttggaTCCAACAACCCATGTTATTTGCTTAGTAGGCTTAGGATgctgagctcaggagaggatccaaattgGTACTATATTATAGTTTCACGTTGAGAAGTAGACGGCGTTAACATTATTGTATTTATGACTAGGGTTTCAGCTAGGGTTTTGAACAATCCAGGGAGTAACCAATGGACAAAAGCTTCAATACTTCAAGGAGTTGTCTTTCCTTACTTTGATGAGAGCTTTTCCACCAATACTCGGGTCCATTCTTCCATTCGAAAGAGGAATTCTCTTCTTTTCACACTCTCTATCCTTGAAAATGGCAACGACACAAAAACAATCGTCTAAGCAATTCTGTCTGCACCATTCCTCCGATACTGATGTAAATTGCTCATAACCACCGCCAGCCCACTCTGTGCTTTGCATCTCGTGAAAATCAAAACTCTCTGTCTCCGGCAAGGCCGCATCACAACTTTGTGAAACAAAGTTTTGCTTGCATCCTTTCAAGATATCATTGGGATCAATAAATGTGTAGCCATAAGGACATTGGCAAGTTGGTCCTTTATCATTATAACTGCAGAGGCTGTTGTATCCACATGCACCGCTGCCTATGGCTCCTTCAATTCTTAAGCAAATATTGGAAGGTTCGGAGGTCAAAGGGGACCAAGCCATGGGGCTTCCGGCACTTGAGGCAGCGGTTTTAGGATGAACAGAGTGCCTCAAAACTCCGTCATGCTCCAGAGTTACTTTATGGTAGAAATTTTGCATGGAAACTGTGTTGGATGATACCATATTCAGTATGCTTCCGTTCTTTGCAGTAAGGTAAAGATAGCCGGACTGATTGAAGATGAACTGAAAGCCGGCATACATAGTCATGGTTGCAAAGTAAGCAAAATTGTTTGTCGGCAGCGGGAATCTCGTTGTGTAAAGCAAGAGATTTCCGTCAGATTGTAGAATAAACATGAATCTTCCCCGTGAGTAATTTGTCGCTGTGTAGCGCGCAAAGAGTTTG is a genomic window containing:
- the LOC137716592 gene encoding G-type lectin S-receptor-like serine/threonine-protein kinase LECRK2, with product MACPLINLPFFFLFMFLPFSTLAQTSKNISLGSSLTALNEDNSSSWTSPSGDFAFGFQRIGKYGFLLAIWFDKIKDKTIVWSANGDNLVPEGSKVELSNGGKFMLNDATGKRIWSAQFVGPGVAYASMLDTGNFVLADRSSSNVWESFDEPTDTILPTQILNQNDKLFARYTATNYSRGRFMFILQSDGNLLLYTTRFPLPTNNFAYFATMTMYAGFQFIFNQSGYLYLTAKNGSILNMVSSNTVSMQNFYHKVTLEHDGVLRHSVHPKTAASSAGSPMAWSPLTSEPSNICLRIEGAIGSGACGYNSLCSYNDKGPTCQCPYGYTFIDPNDILKGCKQNFVSQSCDAALPETESFDFHEMQSTEWAGGGYEQFTSVSEEWCRQNCLDDCFCVVAIFKDRECEKKRIPLSNGRMDPSIGGKALIKVRKDNSLKY